In Oxobacter pfennigii, a single window of DNA contains:
- a CDS encoding CtsR family transcriptional regulator, whose translation MARLSDIIEEFIKQLLNNSQDDILEIQRNELANKFSCAPSQINYVLMTRFTVDRGYYIESRRGGGGSIRITRVSLDNNAYFKDLISDRIGQSISQSSAESYIDAFLEQNLITPREAALMKAAVNDKAINIQSPDKDSIRASLLKSMLIVLLY comes from the coding sequence ATGGCAAGACTATCTGATATAATTGAAGAATTTATAAAGCAGCTTTTGAACAATTCTCAGGATGACATATTGGAAATCCAAAGAAACGAGCTTGCCAATAAGTTCAGCTGCGCTCCGTCCCAGATAAATTATGTACTTATGACCAGATTTACTGTTGACAGAGGCTATTATATCGAAAGCCGCAGAGGCGGCGGAGGTTCAATCAGAATAACAAGGGTAAGTCTGGATAATAACGCATATTTCAAGGACTTAATCAGTGACAGAATAGGGCAGTCCATATCCCAGAGCTCGGCAGAATCTTATATAGATGCGTTTTTAGAACAAAATCTCATAACTCCAAGGGAAGCTGCATTGATGAAAGCAGCAGTAAACGATAAGGCTATAAATATTCAATCCCCTGATAAGGATTCAATCAGAGCAAGTCTTTTAAAATCCATGCTCATAGTGCTATTATATTAA
- a CDS encoding HD-GYP domain-containing protein, with translation MEKRNNKSVALMFRRNFLTMILLIILMSIPTFMLLAIGTKNYYGDPENKLFLYIATAVLILTLIVFAYLLISIHDKLPKSMEEDSKIAQSGAAVIMPSMVQKSRETNATVAENEDVFNKFNGLILLIENMNKNVSFKEVLDYIYKSFWEFIPYTYIGIALIGEDGKTVRASYGVTSKYHMNLPKRLLGYKTDIENTSLGRILDSGKERIINDLEEYLADKPKKDYNAVLIEEGIRASITFPLKNNGRNVGIIFFSSNKKNIYKKEHVEFLRTIANSITLCLEKSIFFDDMIIGSIQALARLAEQRDSETGEHIFRMKTYSRVIAELLYEEEKYRNVINVDYINSIERLSPLHDIGKVGIRDDILLKPGKLTRDEFEIMKFHTVYGGWVLKDAEDTVKKWGRSIFKIGIEIAECHHEKWDGTGYPNGLMANEIPLSARIVAAADVFDALTSKRIYKEAYPFEESLNIIIEGSGKHFDPNISEIFKKHSSSIREVYDEFKNSQIL, from the coding sequence GTGGAGAAGAGAAATAACAAATCTGTAGCTCTAATGTTTAGACGTAATTTTTTAACCATGATATTATTGATTATCCTTATGTCCATACCAACTTTTATGCTTTTAGCCATTGGTACAAAAAACTATTATGGTGATCCGGAAAATAAATTGTTTTTATATATTGCTACTGCAGTTTTAATACTGACTCTTATTGTTTTTGCGTATCTTTTGATAAGTATACATGATAAATTACCAAAGTCCATGGAAGAAGACAGCAAAATAGCACAATCAGGAGCAGCGGTTATTATGCCGTCTATGGTACAAAAAAGCAGAGAAACAAATGCTACAGTAGCGGAAAATGAAGATGTATTCAATAAATTCAATGGCCTGATACTTTTAATAGAGAATATGAACAAAAACGTATCATTCAAAGAAGTATTGGATTATATCTATAAATCTTTTTGGGAATTCATACCTTATACGTATATAGGCATTGCTCTGATTGGTGAAGACGGAAAAACAGTTAGGGCATCCTATGGTGTTACCAGCAAATATCATATGAATCTCCCCAAGAGACTTTTGGGTTATAAAACAGATATAGAAAACACAAGTCTCGGGAGAATATTGGATAGCGGTAAAGAAAGGATTATAAATGACCTTGAGGAATACCTGGCAGATAAACCAAAGAAGGATTATAATGCTGTCCTTATAGAAGAAGGAATCAGGGCTTCAATAACATTTCCTCTTAAAAATAACGGCAGGAATGTCGGTATAATATTTTTTTCAAGCAATAAAAAGAATATATACAAAAAAGAGCATGTTGAGTTTTTGAGGACAATAGCCAACAGCATTACCTTGTGCCTGGAAAAGAGCATATTTTTTGATGATATGATAATCGGCTCAATTCAAGCTCTTGCAAGGCTAGCAGAACAAAGGGATTCGGAAACAGGCGAGCATATTTTCCGTATGAAAACTTATTCCAGGGTCATCGCAGAGCTGTTGTATGAGGAAGAAAAATACAGAAATGTGATAAATGTTGATTATATAAATAGTATTGAAAGATTAAGCCCCCTCCATGATATAGGGAAGGTAGGCATAAGAGATGATATCCTCTTAAAACCCGGAAAGCTTACAAGAGATGAGTTTGAAATCATGAAATTTCATACGGTATACGGCGGCTGGGTTTTAAAAGATGCCGAAGATACGGTGAAAAAGTGGGGAAGGAGTATATTTAAAATTGGCATCGAAATAGCCGAGTGCCATCATGAAAAGTGGGATGGTACCGGCTATCCTAACGGCCTTATGGCAAACGAAATACCATTAAGTGCAAGAATAGTTGCCGCTGCCGATGTGTTTGACGCATTGACAAGCAAAAGAATCTATAAGGAGGCCTATCCCTTTGAAGAATCATTAAATATTATAATCGAGGGATCCGGCAAGCATTTTGATCCTAATATATCAGAGATATTTAAAAAACATAGTTCCAGCATTAGAGAAGTTTATGATGAATTTAAAAATTCACAAATTCTTTAA
- a CDS encoding UvrB/UvrC motif-containing protein — protein sequence MLCQICNKRPANVHMTKIVNGEKTELHICEQCAREKENNPMNDAPFSFSNIISSLMDFSGSGAMPYTPKENIKCPQCGLDYAEFKKTGRFGCSNCYESFGNRLEPLLKRIHGNTQHTGKVPKRTGGIIKIKRDIEKLRYELKRAIDNEEYEKAAELRDKIKNLESQDMK from the coding sequence ATGCTTTGCCAGATATGCAACAAGAGACCGGCAAATGTGCATATGACCAAGATCGTAAATGGAGAAAAAACCGAGCTCCATATATGCGAACAATGTGCGAGAGAAAAAGAAAACAACCCAATGAACGATGCCCCTTTTTCTTTCTCCAATATAATTTCCAGTCTTATGGATTTTTCAGGGTCAGGTGCCATGCCTTATACACCAAAGGAAAATATAAAATGCCCTCAATGCGGGCTTGATTACGCAGAATTTAAAAAGACAGGAAGATTTGGCTGCAGCAATTGCTATGAATCCTTTGGAAACAGGCTGGAACCACTGCTTAAAAGAATACACGGAAACACCCAGCATACGGGGAAAGTACCAAAAAGAACAGGCGGCATTATAAAAATAAAAAGGGACATTGAAAAATTACGATATGAACTTAAAAGAGCCATAGATAATGAGGAATATGAAAAAGCAGCAGAATTAAGGGATAAAATTAAGAACCTGGAAAGTCAGGATATGAAATAG